The Penicillium oxalicum strain HP7-1 chromosome IV, whole genome shotgun sequence genome contains a region encoding:
- a CDS encoding SWI/SNF chromatin-remodeling complex subunit snf5: MMSVSERDNLNDTNGIQQPNGTNGSAQFRKRSREGTATQSSEVSGDLTLRTRETPVEKILLDQFVNREFRYSAAAARDHPAQELLLQKRAERDYYLSVRRETHGNPAALFGVGYEGFGNPRTDTRNQPAQVLYPAQRRRPGNRKARELKVSRRDMKIQSEQIEDLVPIRLDIDWEKVKIRDTFTWNLHDRVVSPDLFAEKMVEDLGLALETSGPLLRMISQSIQEQIMDYYPQIYVQEAPLDPQLPYTAYRNDEMRILIKLNITIGQHTLIDQFEWDINDPLNSPEEFALRLTDDLSLSGEFTTAIAHSIREQSQLFTKSLYIVNHPFDGRPIEDPDLNTSFLPTPVSSAFRPFQAAKEHTPYLYELNDADLERTEISISREQRRQKRSINRRGGPALPDLKDRQRTIRSLIVSSVIPNSAETFEESNVIKRSGTSRRRGMAGTRGEEESDDFESDDSDEGSPAIGPHLAQGTARTRGMRGAATAAHAALRASLGHSATPEPISQEPTRASRRQQLREESLEEPEKLIVKFKISRDKLVDLRNGKRIFDAAAQAGSMAPPSEKQKQHHPPRPQQTGAVDAPNPPQQGVPGPPPPTWLQAGLAKLKQTHPNDSFEGVMRYSAVDTETLAPVSNPANLQPGQKIKYQYLPRIRCHDCPGKLYTPGAGMTVDNFEVHLRNRQHKERVEDRINRADNNPHPPSDNAGSAGVSQAADGANSADMSPAMGTASVPGAASS, from the exons ATGATGAGTGTGTCAGAGAGAGACAACCTCAATGACACCAACGGCATTCAGCAGCCGAATGGCACAAACGGATCGGCGCAATTTCGCAAACGGTCGCGGGAGGGGACTGCTACTCAATCAAGCGAAGTCTCGGGGGATCTGACGTTGCGCACGCGCGAAACGCCCGTCGAGAAGATTCTTCTCGATCAATTCGTGAACCGCGAGTTTCGCTATTCGGCAGCTGCTGCCAGGGATCATCCAGCCCAAGAACTGCTGCTGCAAAAACGGGCCGAAAGGGATTACTATCTTTCCGTCCGTCGCGAAACACATGGAAACCCGGCTGCATTGTTCGGAGTTGGCTATGAAGGTTTTGGGAACCCGCGGACTGATACCCGGAATCAACCCGCGCAGGTTTTATACCCGGCTCAAAGGCGCCGACCTGGGAACCGCAAAGCGCGGGAACTCAAAGTTTCAAGACGTGATATGAAGATTCAGAGCGAACAGATTGAAGACTTGGTCCCGATCAGGCTCGACATCGACTGGGAAAAAGTCAAGATTCGAGACACATTTACTTGGAATCTTCATGACCGTGTTGTGTCTCCCGATCTATTTGCAGAAAAAATGGTCGAAGACCTGGGACTCGCATTGGAGACGTCGGGACCACTATTGCGCATGATCTCTCAGAGCATTCAAGAGCAAATCATGGACTACTATCCACAAATTTACGTGCAAGAAGCGCCCTTGGATCCTCAGCTGCCATATACAGCTTACCGCAACGATGAAATGCGCATTCTGATCAAGCTCAACATCACAATTGGTCAACACACCTTGATCGACCAATTTGAATGGGACATCAATGATCCTCTGAATTCACCAGAGGAATTTGCATTGCGATTGACAGATGATCTCTCACTCTCGGGAGAGTTTACCACAGCCATCGCTCACTCCATCCGAGAACAGTCTCAACTATTCACAAAGTCTCTGTACATTGTCAATCATCCATTCGACGGGCGCCCCATTGAGGACCCCGATTTGAACACATCCTTCCTTCCTACTCCTGTTTCCTCTGCATTCCGCCCCTTCCAAGCAGCCAAAGAGCACACCCCCTACCTGTACGAGCTCAACGATGCCGATCTCGAGCGCACAGAAATTTCGATCTCGCGTGAGCAGCGCCGCCAAAAACGGTCCATCAACCGACGGGGAGGCCCGGCGCTGCCAGATCTCAAAGACCGCCAACGAACTATCCGCTCGCTCATCGTCTCTTCTGTCATTCCTAACTCCGCCGAGACTTTTGAGGAGAGCAACGTCATTAAGCGGTCCGGCACCAGTCGCCGTCGTGGAATGGCAGGCACTCGTGGCGAGGAAGAATCTGACGACTTTGAGAGTGATGATTCTGATGAAGGCTCCCCGGCCATTGGACCTCATCTCGCTCAGGGCACCGCCCGTACAAGGGGTATGAGGGGCGCAGCCACAGCAGCTCATGCGGCGCTGCGTGCCAGCCTGGGACATTCGGCTACACCAGAACCCATATCGCAGGAGCCCACACGGGCGTCGCGACGTCAACAACTACGAGAAGAAAGTCTCGAAGAGCCCGAAAAACTCATTGTTAAGTTCAAGATCTCACGAGACAAGTTGGTCGATCTTCGAAACGGGAAACGCATCTTTGACGCTGCCGCACAGGCTGGATCCATGGCACCCCCATCGGAGAAACAGAAACAGCACCACCCTCCGCGCCCACAGCAGACAGGAGCTGTTGACGCGCCGAATCCGCCCCAGCAGGGTGTTCCTGGA CCTCCTCCCCCTACCTGGCTCCAGGCTGGCCTGGCTAAGTTGAAACAAACACACCCCAACGATTCATTCGAAGGAGTGATGCGTTATTCAGCGGTGGATACCGAGACCCTCGCACCTGTTTCAAATCCGGCAAATCTTCAACCTGGCCAAAAGATCAAGTATCAATATCTGCCTCGTATTCGCTGCCACGACTGTCCAGGGAAACTGTACACGCCCGGGGCTGGCATGACGGTCGACAACTTTGAAGTCCATCTCCGCAATCGTCAACACAAGGAGCGAGTCGAAGATCGTATCAACAGGGCTGATAACAACCCACACCCACCCTCCGATAATGCAGGCAGCGCCGGTGTAAGCCAAGCAGCCGACGGAGCGAATTCCGCCGACATGAGTCCTGCGATGGGGACCGCTTCGGTTCCCGGGGCTGCTTCATCCTAG